The Halomicronema hongdechloris C2206 genome includes a window with the following:
- a CDS encoding GNAT family N-acetyltransferase, whose amino-acid sequence MGFWKSLFLGSESAASPKGLPSRGYLADLPNADENSRIIFSTDRDLDLYELEELCDAVGWARRPIRKVKKAIQHSFVVVTMWEERGARRRLIGFSRATSDHAFNATIWDVVVHPDFQGKGLGKALMKQLIKTLRNADISNVTLFADPHVVEFYRNLGFMPDPEGIKGMFWYPD is encoded by the coding sequence ATGGGTTTTTGGAAGAGTCTATTTCTCGGGTCTGAGTCTGCCGCGTCGCCCAAAGGCCTGCCGTCGCGTGGCTATCTAGCCGATCTCCCCAACGCTGATGAGAACAGTCGTATCATATTTAGCACCGATCGTGATCTCGATCTCTATGAATTAGAGGAGCTCTGTGATGCCGTCGGTTGGGCCCGTCGCCCGATTCGCAAGGTGAAAAAGGCGATTCAACACAGCTTTGTCGTCGTCACCATGTGGGAAGAACGGGGAGCGCGGCGACGACTCATCGGCTTCTCGCGCGCTACCTCAGACCACGCCTTCAATGCAACTATTTGGGATGTGGTCGTCCATCCAGATTTTCAAGGCAAGGGGCTGGGCAAGGCATTGATGAAGCAACTGATTAAGACCCTGAGGAATGCAGACATCAGCAATGTCACGCTGTTTGCAGATCCTCATGTCGTCGAGTTTTACCGCAATCTAGGATTCATGCCAGACCCAGAGGGAATCAAGGGGATGTTTTGGTATCCTGACTAG
- a CDS encoding DUF4332 domain-containing protein codes for MRPSNWNLTELPGLSPEHCHQLAQVGIHTTLDLFSYGQAKSTRQQLATTLRLTPRYVNKWIALADLARLPSVGCQYNGLLLHAGIASVAQLARTSLSRLHPLVKRLQVATLRRSDLCPGPAEMAVWIREARLLLASQDTKTSP; via the coding sequence ATGCGCCCGTCCAATTGGAACTTGACAGAATTGCCTGGCCTCAGTCCCGAGCACTGTCATCAACTGGCTCAAGTAGGCATCCACACCACCTTAGACTTATTCAGCTACGGCCAGGCCAAATCGACCCGTCAGCAGTTAGCCACGACACTGCGTCTGACCCCACGCTACGTCAACAAATGGATAGCGTTAGCCGACTTAGCCCGGCTACCCAGTGTGGGATGTCAATACAATGGATTGTTGCTGCATGCTGGTATTGCTTCGGTGGCCCAATTGGCACGAACGTCTCTCAGTCGCTTACATCCCCTGGTGAAGCGGCTACAGGTCGCAACCTTACGCCGCTCTGATCTTTGCCCTGGCCCCGCTGAGATGGCCGTGTGGATTCGAGAAGCCCGACTGTTGCTGGCTAGTCAGGATACCAAAACATCCCCTTGA
- a CDS encoding Tic22 family protein — MNTWIRTAVWGLLGSTTLGMVIGQSAALALPQSEIVTKLERVPVFLILNGDGQPLTVSPSEERQDAKFPVVFMDAQEAEEALDNAREQDTNAQIALLDLGTLYEQTQTDEGEVPLMYFPEEDELQAATTLQEEFRGVPLFLARQGSDGPYLTINQNGQSSLPVFFSRQDLQSLLDRFLQQNAEVTAEDISVQVLSLEWLLQAMRSNDDPALDEQLQQIRLFPSSDVLQYVRSQIAEPDSGADGVTPEAE, encoded by the coding sequence ATGAATACTTGGATTCGCACAGCAGTTTGGGGCTTGTTAGGTAGCACCACCCTGGGAATGGTGATAGGACAATCCGCAGCATTAGCCCTACCCCAAAGTGAAATCGTCACCAAGTTAGAGCGAGTACCCGTTTTCTTAATCCTGAATGGTGATGGGCAGCCGCTGACGGTGTCCCCTTCTGAAGAGCGCCAGGATGCTAAATTTCCTGTGGTATTCATGGATGCCCAAGAAGCTGAAGAGGCGTTGGATAACGCCCGGGAACAGGACACCAATGCTCAGATAGCACTGCTGGATCTGGGCACCCTCTATGAGCAGACCCAGACGGACGAGGGGGAAGTGCCTCTGATGTATTTCCCAGAGGAAGATGAACTGCAAGCAGCTACTACCCTCCAGGAAGAGTTTCGGGGCGTGCCCCTGTTCTTAGCCCGTCAGGGCAGCGATGGTCCCTATCTCACAATTAATCAAAATGGTCAGTCATCTCTGCCAGTCTTCTTCTCGCGGCAGGATCTGCAGTCTTTGCTGGATCGATTCTTGCAGCAAAATGCCGAGGTGACGGCTGAGGATATCTCGGTGCAGGTGCTCTCCCTGGAATGGTTGCTGCAGGCAATGCGGTCTAATGATGATCCAGCCCTAGATGAACAATTGCAGCAAATCCGTCTATTTCCCTCCTCGGATGTGCTGCAATATGTGCGATCGCAAATCGCAGAACCCGACTCAGGGGCTGACGGGGTAACCCCAGAGGCTGAATAA
- a CDS encoding sugar transferase, with product MTSQQPSAADASPLLGGRTNPVIAQSAAAAAPLHPSVTSSWKRLIDVVGALVGLVLTTIIAIPIVIAIQFDNPGSILYSQVRCGHQGKTFRIWKFRSMVRDADRLQHLVNNEAQGLIFKNKNDPRITRVGRFLRRTSLDELPQFWNVLMGDMSLVGTRPPTVSEVMQYRRHHWQRLHVKPGITGEWQVKGRSGVNDFEQIVAMDVSYQQHWSVWYDLSLIMQTILVVLTRKGAY from the coding sequence ATGACCTCTCAACAACCCTCAGCTGCAGATGCTTCACCTCTACTAGGAGGTCGTACCAATCCGGTGATTGCCCAGTCGGCTGCGGCTGCGGCTCCTCTGCATCCATCGGTGACTAGCTCTTGGAAGCGCTTGATCGATGTGGTGGGTGCCCTGGTGGGGTTGGTCCTGACGACAATTATTGCCATCCCCATCGTCATTGCAATTCAGTTCGATAATCCCGGTTCGATTCTTTACAGCCAAGTCCGCTGTGGTCACCAGGGTAAGACCTTCCGTATCTGGAAGTTTCGCTCCATGGTGCGCGATGCGGATCGCCTGCAGCACTTAGTCAACAACGAGGCTCAGGGGCTGATTTTTAAGAACAAAAACGATCCCCGCATCACTCGTGTTGGCCGCTTTCTGCGTCGCACCAGTCTCGATGAGCTCCCCCAATTCTGGAACGTGCTGATGGGGGATATGAGCTTGGTGGGAACCCGTCCCCCGACCGTCAGTGAGGTGATGCAGTACCGCCGTCATCACTGGCAACGGCTGCATGTTAAACCCGGCATCACCGGGGAATGGCAAGTCAAGGGGCGTTCGGGAGTGAATGACTTTGAACAGATCGTTGCCATGGATGTTAGCTACCAGCAACACTGGTCTGTTTGGTATGACCTGAGCCTGATTATGCAAACTATCTTGGTGGTGCTAACCCGTAAGGGAGCTTACTAA
- the coaBC gene encoding bifunctional phosphopantothenoylcysteine decarboxylase/phosphopantothenate--cysteine ligase CoaBC, with protein sequence MQLNQTRRVLIGIGGGIAAYKAVGVISTLVKEGVEVRAVLTEAAQAFVTPLTVATLCRHPAYTDADFWQPTHARPLHIALGEWAEVLVLAPLTANSLAKLALGLADNLLTNTVLASTAPLLLAPAMNTDMWWQPSVQRNWQRLQQDPRSHWVGPGAGRLACDRTGPGRLAEPAQILAHIRSLLHTQGDRDLSGQRVVINTGSTREYLDAVRFIGNPASGKMGIALAQAAYHRGAQVTLIHGSVAAELLQPLEGIETIAVTDAEAMQQAMVTVLPQADWIFLAAAVADVKPAQSFPEKLPKAKLPEALPLLPVPDIAADLARRKQPHQRLIGFAAQTGQVVPAAMAKLQAKGLDAIVANPIDQPTGGFGSDWNQAVVLDRHGGQQAMALCPKLELAHHLFDHLIHRLAT encoded by the coding sequence ATGCAGTTGAATCAGACGCGGCGGGTATTAATAGGCATAGGAGGGGGCATCGCTGCCTATAAGGCGGTAGGGGTAATTTCTACCCTGGTGAAGGAAGGGGTGGAGGTACGAGCCGTGCTGACGGAGGCGGCCCAGGCATTTGTCACTCCCCTGACGGTGGCGACCCTGTGCCGCCACCCTGCTTACACCGACGCTGATTTTTGGCAGCCAACCCACGCTCGCCCCTTGCACATTGCTCTGGGAGAGTGGGCCGAGGTGCTGGTATTGGCACCGCTGACGGCCAATTCCCTGGCAAAGCTGGCCCTGGGATTGGCCGATAATTTGTTGACTAATACGGTTTTGGCGTCGACGGCACCGCTATTGCTGGCCCCGGCGATGAATACCGATATGTGGTGGCAACCCTCGGTCCAGCGCAACTGGCAACGGCTGCAACAAGATCCCAGAAGTCACTGGGTCGGTCCCGGGGCCGGACGATTGGCTTGCGATCGCACCGGCCCGGGTCGCCTAGCAGAACCGGCTCAAATCCTGGCCCATATTCGATCTCTGCTACACACCCAAGGGGACCGTGACCTGAGCGGACAGCGGGTTGTGATCAATACCGGTAGTACCCGCGAATACCTAGATGCCGTACGCTTCATCGGCAATCCAGCCAGTGGCAAGATGGGCATTGCCCTAGCTCAGGCAGCTTACCATCGCGGGGCCCAAGTGACATTGATTCACGGGTCGGTCGCCGCCGAATTGCTGCAGCCCCTAGAGGGCATTGAGACCATTGCCGTGACCGATGCCGAGGCGATGCAGCAGGCAATGGTGACTGTCTTGCCTCAGGCTGACTGGATCTTCTTAGCGGCGGCTGTCGCTGATGTAAAGCCAGCCCAGTCATTTCCCGAAAAACTACCCAAGGCTAAATTGCCCGAGGCGTTGCCTTTACTACCAGTGCCAGATATCGCCGCCGACCTGGCCCGGCGCAAACAGCCTCACCAGCGCCTGATCGGCTTTGCCGCTCAAACAGGTCAGGTGGTTCCAGCGGCTATGGCCAAGCTCCAGGCTAAGGGGTTAGATGCCATCGTCGCCAACCCAATCGATCAACCAACCGGTGGATTTGGCTCCGATTGGAACCAGGCGGTGGTGTTGGATCGTCATGGAGGGCAACAGGCAATGGCGCTGTGTCCCAAATTGGAGTTGGCCCATCACTTGTTCGATCATCTGATCCATCGTTTGGCCACCTAG
- the isiD gene encoding protein IsiD, with amino-acid sequence MTTLHVSQETISEMTPESVAELAKRLEQDAYDNAFEGLQDWHLLRAIAFQRPELATPYGHLLDIEPFDEA; translated from the coding sequence ATGACGACCTTACATGTGTCCCAGGAGACGATCTCCGAAATGACACCGGAGTCCGTCGCAGAGCTGGCTAAGCGCCTGGAGCAAGACGCCTATGATAATGCCTTTGAAGGGCTGCAAGACTGGCATTTACTGCGGGCAATCGCCTTTCAACGCCCAGAACTCGCGACTCCCTACGGGCACCTCCTGGATATCGAACCCTTTGATGAGGCGTAG
- a CDS encoding alpha/beta hydrolase — MEMIPLTLTALSLPIASPQPDDWLVVALHGWGANASDLVGLTSYITLPGVRFSFPEAPFAHPYAPGGRMWYDLPAQFNADAPPALHQQSDLQESRQRLSQWLRSLPEDSGIPLTRTVLAGFSQGGAMALDVGLSLPLAGLIILSGYCHGPLPATVTPRPIVMVHGTFDPVVPLALAQQARATLQAAGLSVQYHELPMGHEISPQALTLIRTALTHLSGKPQDSERRS, encoded by the coding sequence ATGGAGATGATTCCCCTGACGCTGACTGCCCTTTCCCTACCCATTGCCTCTCCGCAGCCTGATGATTGGCTAGTCGTCGCTCTCCACGGTTGGGGCGCCAATGCCAGTGACCTGGTAGGACTCACCAGTTACATCACCCTGCCAGGGGTGCGCTTTTCTTTCCCGGAAGCTCCCTTTGCCCATCCCTATGCCCCAGGGGGACGAATGTGGTACGACTTGCCAGCCCAATTTAATGCCGATGCTCCCCCTGCTCTACATCAGCAATCTGATCTGCAGGAGAGCCGTCAACGCCTTTCCCAGTGGCTGCGATCGTTACCAGAGGACTCCGGTATTCCCTTAACCCGCACGGTGCTGGCTGGCTTTTCCCAAGGGGGAGCCATGGCCCTAGACGTGGGCTTGAGCTTACCCCTAGCCGGATTGATCATCCTCAGCGGTTACTGCCATGGTCCGTTGCCAGCCACCGTAACGCCTCGCCCCATTGTGATGGTGCACGGAACTTTTGATCCAGTGGTGCCGCTGGCCCTAGCTCAGCAGGCGCGCGCCACCCTACAGGCAGCAGGGCTATCGGTGCAATACCACGAATTACCCATGGGGCACGAAATTTCACCCCAGGCATTGACCCTAATCAGGACAGCGTTGACTCATCTGAGTGGGAAGCCTCAGGACTCTGAAAGGCGATCCTAA
- the pgsA gene encoding CDP-diacylglycerol--glycerol-3-phosphate 3-phosphatidyltransferase, with translation MTLATKITASRLLAVPLLLYWLQSPTATEQWLALGIFLLAAGTDWLDGYVARRLNQVSDLGKFLDPLVDKLLVLAPLIALVELRVLPAWGVFLILARELAVAGWRVTPTLQAAGVPGANLWGKAKTGVQILAIALLLAPLPAPWPDIAQVSFWLAVVLTWVSGVVYLWPKSS, from the coding sequence ATGACCCTTGCTACCAAAATTACCGCCTCACGCCTATTGGCAGTGCCACTACTGCTCTACTGGCTGCAGTCGCCGACCGCAACCGAGCAATGGCTAGCCTTGGGGATTTTTTTGCTGGCAGCGGGAACTGACTGGCTAGATGGCTATGTCGCCCGCCGCCTGAATCAAGTTTCGGATCTAGGTAAATTTTTAGACCCCCTAGTCGATAAGTTATTGGTGCTAGCCCCCTTGATAGCTTTGGTGGAGCTACGGGTATTGCCAGCTTGGGGGGTGTTTTTGATCCTGGCTCGAGAATTAGCTGTAGCGGGCTGGCGGGTAACCCCGACTCTACAGGCCGCAGGGGTGCCGGGCGCTAACCTGTGGGGAAAGGCAAAAACCGGGGTGCAAATCCTTGCCATTGCCCTGCTGCTAGCCCCGTTGCCTGCTCCCTGGCCAGACATTGCTCAGGTCAGTTTCTGGCTGGCGGTGGTGCTGACCTGGGTATCTGGGGTAGTTTATCTCTGGCCTAAATCGTCATGA
- the lysS gene encoding lysine--tRNA ligase: MASDSISSDAHSGSSREDIRAARLDKVAQLQQLGVNPFAYKWTTTHTAADLQAKYADLDAGAELDVEISVAGRIMARRVFGKLAFFGLQDETGTIQLYLDKKTIQQGMADRDPQAFNHLKHLTDVGDILGAHGTLKRTEKGELSVKVQQYAMLTKSLLPLPDKWHGLTDVAKRYRQRYVDLIVNPEVRQTFRQRALITAGIRRYLEDRGFLEIETPVLQTDAGGAEARPFTTYHNALEMPLYLRIATELHLKRLVVGGFEKVFEIGRIFRNEGVSTRHNPEFTSVEFYQAYADYHDFMALTEEMVATIAQEVLGTLSITYQGDTIDLSPPWRRVTMHELVQAHTGLDFHQFATLAEAKAAVKQLNLHGVEDCDSLGKLLNQVFEQTIEATLIQPTFLMDHPLEISPLSKPHRSKPGVVERFELFIAGRETANGFSELTDPIDQRQRFEQQAARKAAGDLEAQGVDEDFLTALEYGMPPTCGAGIGIDRLVMLLTDCASIRDAIAFPLLKPDRGDDTEKTP, translated from the coding sequence ATGGCCTCAGATTCCATTTCATCGGATGCCCACAGTGGTTCCTCACGCGAGGACATTCGCGCCGCTCGCCTCGACAAGGTAGCGCAACTACAGCAGCTTGGTGTCAATCCCTTTGCCTATAAATGGACCACCACCCACACCGCCGCTGATTTACAGGCCAAGTATGCCGACCTAGACGCGGGGGCAGAGTTGGATGTGGAGATCTCTGTAGCAGGCCGAATTATGGCCCGGCGTGTGTTTGGTAAGCTGGCCTTCTTTGGGCTCCAGGACGAAACTGGGACCATTCAGCTCTACCTCGACAAGAAAACCATTCAACAGGGCATGGCGGACAGGGATCCCCAGGCCTTCAATCACCTGAAGCACCTCACGGATGTGGGCGATATCCTCGGCGCCCACGGCACCCTGAAGCGCACCGAGAAGGGGGAACTATCGGTGAAGGTGCAGCAGTATGCCATGTTGACTAAATCCTTGCTGCCCCTACCCGATAAATGGCATGGCCTCACCGATGTGGCCAAGCGCTATCGCCAACGCTATGTGGATTTGATCGTCAACCCCGAGGTGCGCCAGACCTTTCGCCAGCGAGCCTTGATTACTGCTGGTATCCGTCGTTACTTAGAGGATCGAGGGTTTTTAGAAATTGAAACGCCGGTGCTTCAAACCGACGCCGGAGGGGCAGAGGCGCGCCCCTTTACCACCTATCACAATGCCCTGGAGATGCCCCTCTACCTGCGCATCGCCACAGAACTGCACCTGAAACGGTTGGTCGTGGGCGGCTTTGAAAAAGTCTTCGAAATTGGCCGCATTTTTCGCAATGAAGGGGTCTCTACCCGCCACAATCCAGAATTTACCAGCGTCGAATTTTATCAGGCTTACGCCGACTACCACGATTTCATGGCACTCACTGAAGAGATGGTGGCCACCATTGCCCAAGAGGTGCTGGGAACTCTGAGCATTACCTATCAGGGTGACACCATTGACCTCAGCCCTCCCTGGCGGCGGGTAACCATGCATGAGCTGGTGCAGGCGCATACGGGGCTAGACTTTCACCAATTTGCCACTCTGGCGGAGGCCAAGGCGGCAGTCAAGCAGCTGAACTTGCATGGGGTGGAAGACTGTGACTCGCTGGGGAAGCTGCTGAATCAAGTGTTTGAGCAAACCATCGAAGCCACCTTGATTCAACCCACGTTTCTGATGGACCATCCGCTGGAAATTTCTCCCCTATCGAAGCCCCATCGCAGTAAGCCAGGAGTAGTCGAGCGGTTTGAATTATTTATCGCCGGGCGGGAGACGGCCAACGGCTTCTCGGAGCTGACCGATCCCATCGATCAACGCCAGCGGTTTGAACAGCAGGCGGCCCGCAAGGCGGCTGGCGATCTAGAAGCTCAGGGGGTGGACGAAGATTTCCTCACGGCTCTGGAGTATGGCATGCCCCCGACCTGTGGGGCTGGCATCGGTATCGATCGGCTGGTGATGTTGTTGACCGACTGTGCTAGCATTCGCGATGCGATCGCATTTCCCCTACTCAAACCCGACCGTGGCGACGACACCGAGAAAACTCCATAG